A genomic stretch from Pochonia chlamydosporia 170 chromosome 4, whole genome shotgun sequence includes:
- a CDS encoding thaumatin family protein (similar to Colletotrichum fioriniae PJ7 XP_007602258.1) yields the protein MVTSLQATTAKARSQYSMNRLLLIFVTFGSLVPAAHLGGPAHGNEHWQAEFFRYTKRNIPAKRGPPEDWEGKIPLVVTNKCETTIWPGIATQSGTGPGTGGFELAPGKNKTLWVAPDWQGRVWGRTNCTVNGESCACKTGDCFSKLDCEFSGATPATLAEFNLAGGVTGMQTFYDISLVDGYNLPMGINYIPAKNTTYIPPNLTNCACIATAGWLFSSAKTGTFYANSTFPVPWEPEETNQSVENWCPWPNLAFPPTKPGDGVYPYPDDNIQRPAFSPCNSACAASGSDKDCCVGKYHDPNICKPSGYSKAVKSVCPDAYSFAFDDQQSTFIIPKGGGWEVVMCPSGRSTNILRQLGKELSELASGGSLSKRSIRLLRDVAYIEADKGAAGGLKPSNGLTVALLASLVGFLVMV from the exons ATGGTCACGTCACTACAAGCCACAACTGCAAAAGCTCGGTCCCAATATTCCATGAATCGACTGTTGCTCATCTTTGTTACCTTTGGATCGCTCGTTCCAGCGGCTCACTTGGGAGGACCGGCGCACGGGAATGAGCATTGGCAGGCAGAATTCTTTCGCTACACAAAACGAAATATTCCTGCGAAAAGAGGTCCGCCTGAAGATTGGGAAGGCAAGATACCACTTGTTGTAACCAACAAATGCGAGACTACAATCTGGCCAGGCATTGCCACCCAGTCTGGTACCGGTCCGGGAACAGGAGGGTTTGAACTGGCACCTGGAAAGAACAAGACATTATGGGTTGCACCAGATTGGCAGGGTCGAGTTTGGGGCAGGACGAATTGTACTGTCAACGGGGAATCATGTGCTTGCAAAACCGGAGACTGCTTTTCTAAACTGGACTGCGAGTTTAGC GGAGCAACTCCTGCAACTCTTGCAGAATTCAATCTTGCCGGAGGAGTCACTGGGATGCAAACATTCTACGATATATCTTTAGTGGATGGCTACAATCTCCCCATGGGAATCAACTACATCCCTGCCAAGAACACCACATATATCCCCCCAAACCTGACAAACTGCGCTTGCATCGCCACGGCAGGATGGCTCTTCAGCAGTGCCAAAACGGGTACATTTTATGCCAACTCTACATTTCCCGTCCCCTGGGAACCAGAAGAAACCAATCAAAGTGTAGAAAACTGGTGCCCGTGGCCGAATCTCGCCTTTCCCCCCACTAAGCCTGGGGATGGTGTATACCCATATCCCGACGACAACATCCAGCGACCGGCATTTTCGCCTTGCAACAGTGCGTGTGCAGCAAGCGGTTCAGACAAGGATTGCTGTGTCGGAAAATATCACGACCCGAATATTTGCAAGCCATCAGGTTACAGCAAGGCTGTCAAATCCGTCTGCCCCGACGCATATAGCTTTGCTTTCGACGACCAACAGTCTACCTTTATCATTCCCAAGGGAGGTGGCTGGGAAGTGGTCATGTGTCCATCTGGCCGATCGACTAATATTTTACGGCAGCTTGGCAAAGAATTATCAGAGCTGGCGAGTGGTGGCAGCTTGTCAAAACGGTCCATTAGACTGCTTAGGGATGTCGCTTATATTGAAGCTGACAAGGGAGCAGCTGGCGGATTGAAGCCATCGAACGGACTAACGGTTGCCTTGTTGGCCTCACTTGTGGGATTCCTTGTCATGGTTTGA
- a CDS encoding ankyrin repeat-containing domain-containing protein (similar to Metarhizium robertsii ARSEF 23 XP_007817001.1), producing MAAEEEHEGASTKEILIEACRRNNTDLLTEILQGKPDAEITALLNNTTTVMGNHLYHEAASRGNYEIIDLLLDQPSFECDPLNRQEGDTPLHTAIRWLNAEPPAQRAFGKALIEMMLEAGSNPRVKNKGGLTALQLVDPRNTELRELIQQHEYTNQNAGDFIVVDEPAAKNNNNHVVDESDEDAEFSGSDDEERAEWERRRKEKKRA from the exons ATggccgccgaagaagaaCACGAG GGCGCCTCCACCAAAGAAATCCTCATCGAAGCCTGCCGCCGCAACAACACCGACCTCCTCACCGAAATCCTGCAAGGCAAACCTGACGCCGAAATAACCGCCCTCCTAAACAACACGACCACCGTAATGGGGAACCATCTCTACCACGAAGCTGCCTCCCGCGGAAACT ACGAAATCATAgacctcctcctcgaccaaCCCTCCTTCGAATGCGACCCCCTCAACCGCCAAGAAGGCGACACCCCCCTCCACACCGCAATCCGCTGGCTCAACGCCGAACCTCCCGCCCAGCGCGCCTTTGGCAAAGCCCTCATCGAGATGATGCTCGAGGCGGGATCCAACCCGCGCGTCAAGAACAAAGGTGGCCTGACGGCGCTGCAGCTCGTGGACCCCAGAAACACAGAGCTACGGGAGCTGATTCAGCAGCACGAGTATACGAACCAGAATGCGGGTGACTTCATTGTGGTGGACGAGCCGGCGGCGAAGAATAACAACAACCatgttgtggatgagagTGACGAGGACGCCGAGTTCAGTGggagtgatgatgaggagagggCGGAGTGGGAGCggaggagaaaagaaaagaagagggCATAG
- a CDS encoding Zinc finger, TFIIS-type (similar to Metarhizium robertsii ARSEF 23 XP_007817002.1) produces the protein MLLFCPQCANILTVSLTNQRTNRLECRTCPFEHTITEPVFSRRIFERKEKEDVFGGPGAWDNAQKGRAQCPADGCDGDEAAFFQVQIRSADEPMTSFFKCMTCGNRWREN, from the exons ATGCTGCTCT TCTGCCCCCAATGCGCCAACATCCTCACCGTCTCCCTCACCAACCAACGCACCAACCGTCTCGAATGCCGCACCTGTCCCTTTGAACACACCATCACCGAGCCCGTCTTCTCGCGACGCATCTTCGAGCGCAAAGAGAAGGAGGACGTCTTCGGCGGACCGGGCGCCTGGGATAATGCGCAAAAGGGCCGCGCCCAGTGCCCCGCCGATGGGTgcgatggcgacgaggcCGCATTTTTCCAGGTCCAGATTCGGAGTGCGGATGAGCCCATGACGAGTTTCTTCAAGTGTATGACTTGTGGGAATCGGTGGAGAGAGAATTGA
- a CDS encoding mediator of RNA polymerase II transcription subunit 31 (similar to Metarhizium robertsii ARSEF 23 XP_007817003.1): protein MASEAQDISMESSPAPPTDEPMYGGYSRFEIELEFVQSLANPFYLNHLASQKLLTQPAFIAYLAYLQYWTKPPYLKYLTYPGPTLKHLELLQEERFRQDIMSPDLVQKLVEDEMKASVQWHRTD, encoded by the exons ATGGCCTCCGAAGCCCAAGACATATCCATGGAGTCGTCTCCCGCGCCGCCGACCGACGAACCCATGTACGGCGGCTACTCTCGCTTCGAAATCGAACTCGAA TTTGTTCAATCCCTCGCAAATCCATTCTACCTAAACCACCTCGCCTCGCAAAAGCTCCTCACGCAACCCGCCTTCATCGCCTACCTCGCCTACCTCCAATACTGGACCAAACCACCGTACCTCAAATACCTAACCTACCCGGGCCCAACGCTCAAACACCTCGAGCTCCTACAAGAAGAGCGCTTCCGACAAGACATAATGAGTCCAGACCTAGTGCAAAAACTGGTAGAAGACGAGATGAAGGCATCAGTGCAATGGCACCGCACCGACTGA
- a CDS encoding Ser/Thr protein phosphatase family protein (similar to Metarhizium acridum CQMa 102 XP_007811169.1), with protein sequence MSRIKTRILIISDTHATVPHPPPYPHEFQTANLVTAITGYRHPLPAADLVLHCGDLTKRSTILEYETTFSMLRSLNAPLKLVIAGNHDLSLDDTYASDLQFKQSAKSVLQIVQDAQKDGVHYLTEGTYEFTLQNGAAIKVFASQYTPTYGGWAFQYPGAHDFAIPRGVDVAMTHGPPYGVLDEAGISRRWGQPNHAGCDYLFKAVADARPRIHCFGHIHEGWGAFRGTWLARDAPGYSVPLPTKECVMDEATSGPIQTLDGLRPIFSADTMGTSAEARQRLAELSEQRGYHLDLTDGSTHVEQGKQTLFLNAAIMDIRYRPSQLPWIIDLDLPRAENKATPSTG encoded by the coding sequence atgtcaagAATCAAAACCCGCATCCTCATCATATCAGACACCCACGCAACGGTTCCCCACCCACCACCATACCCGCATGAATTCCAAACCGCCAACCTCGTCACCGCCATCACCGGCTACAGACATCCCCTACCAGCGGCAGACCTCGTCCTCCACTGCGGCGACCTCACCAAGCGCAGCACCATCCTCGAATACGAAACCACATTTTCCATGCTCCGCTCCCTAAACGCACCGCTGAAGCTAGTCATCGCAGGAAACCACGACCTCTCCCTCGACGACACCTACGCCTCAGACCTCCAGTTCAAGCAGTCCGCCAAATCAGTCCTCCAAATCGTACAGGACGCTCAGAAAGACGGAGTCCACTACCTGACAGAGGGCACATATGAATTCACACTGCAAAACGGCGCGGCCATCAAAGTCTTCGCAAGTCAGTATACACCCACCTACGGCGGCTGGGCATTCCAGTACCCGGGCGCCCATGACTTTGCCATACCGCGGGGCGTAGACGTCGCCATGACCCATGGTCCCCCCTACGGCGTGTTGGACGAGGCAGGTATTTCGAGGAGGTGGGGCCAGCCGAATCACGCGGGGTGTGATTATCTATTCAAGGCGGTTGCGGATGCGAGGCCGCGTATTCATTGTTTTGGACATATACATGAGGGATGGGGCGCGTTTCGAGGTACGTGGCTCGCGAGAGACGCGCCTGGATATTCAGTGCCTCTGCCGACCAAGGAATGTGTCATGGACGAGGCCACGTCTGGGCCGATTCAGACGCTGGATGGGCTGCGGCCAATATTTTCGGCAGACACAATGGGGACGTCCGCAGAGGCGAGACAGCGGTTGGCCGAGTTGAGCGAGCAGCGCGGATACCATCTTGATCTTACGGACGGGTCGACACATGTCGAACAGGGGAAACAAACCTTATTTCTTAATGCTGCGATTATGGATATTAGATACCGACCATCTCAATTGCCTTGGATAATCGATCTAGATCTGCCGAGAGCCGAGAACAAGGCGACTCCAAGTACGGGGTAA
- a CDS encoding phosphatidylinositol N-acetylglucosaminyltransferase (similar to Beauveria bassiana ARSEF 2860 XP_008600101.1) has protein sequence MPSPTDDETPFPSLSHAATFNVFGRSHLSPQDAHLSPPRRARDFDGDGTAEMRGIGGGSDRSRSRRRKRAWKKLMWVKQSFPDNYTDQATFLENLQRNPRLKPYDFWPLVADSTVILQHVCSVTIFIVCFVEIYHERVSPVSVVSWSSFATFVGWILWERWVSEEEDKEDEANAAAVASAAATGNTAPAPVVRTGSVRRRNRAGSVRRPPHPLRVESLPSNMSTSVTPSSAAQSPGNSAASSTTNLHSNGSVPNGRLAPSTSTTSSRLTPKTSSEALRNNEPLVPLDENRTHQRLGTIKSALLIWSTLLGLSPILRSLTESTSSDSIWAISFWLLAINIFFFDYSGGVGTKFPASLSTNAALMASTVLASRLQETGPVFSLTLFSIEVFGLFPVFRRHIRHRSWKYHLLQTVILVVGSGFGVGMVVAAVKEWKQPWKSGIMGMIFSVVTAALATGGCSWWLIGLQKYKNEIRGPWDPARPIIMSRTRWDDR, from the exons GCCCCGACGGGCACGCGAttttgatggcgatggtACCGCTGAGATGCGAGGGATAGGCGGTGGCAGCgacagaagcagaagtcGTCGACGGAAGAGagcatggaagaagctcatGTGGGTGAAGCAATCGT TCCCAGACAACTACACAGACCAAGCAACCTTTCTAGAAAATCTCCAACGAAACCCCCGCCTCAAACCGTACGACTTTTGGCCCCTCGTCGCCGACTCGACCGTCATCCTCCAACATGTCTGCTCCGTCACCATCTTTATTGTCTGCTTCGTAGAAATCTACCACGAGCGTGTTTCGCCTGTCTCTGTCGTCAGCTGGAGCAGCTTCGCCACCTTTGTAGGCTGGATCCTCTGGGAGCGCTGGGTgtccgaagaagaagacaaggaagacgaagccAACGCAGCGGCAGTTGCCTCTGCCGCCGCAACAGGAAACACAGCACCCGCCCCCGTCGTACGAACAGGCAGTGTACGACGACGAAATCGCGCTGGGAGCGTTAGAAGACCACCGCACCCGCTGAGAGTCGAGTCCCTACCGTCCAACATGTCGACCTCTGTGACGCCTTCGAGCGCCGCACAGTCGCCGGGAAACTCTGCAGCCAGCTCGACCACGAACCTTCATAGCAATGGGAGCGTTCCCAACGGCCGCCTCGCCCCATCTACATCTACAACATCGTCGCGACTAAcccccaagaccagcagcGAAGCCCTGCGCAACAACGAGCCGCTCGTGCCGCTTGACGAGAACCGCACCCACCAACGCCTCGGCACTATTAAGTCGGCGCTTCTCATCTGGTCTACGCTCCTGGGTCTTAGCCCCATCCTCAGATCGCTTACCGAGTCCACCAGCAGCGATAGCATCTGGGCCATATCATTCTGGCTGCTGGCCATCAatatcttcttcttcgactACTCGGGCGGCGTGGGCACCAAATTCCCCGCGTCGCTGTCCACGAATGCCGCGCTCATGGCGTCTACCGTGCTGGCAAGCCGTCTGCAAGAAACGGGACCAGTCTTTAGCTTAACACTCTTCAGCATCGAGGTGTTTGGGCTGTTCCCCGTATTTAGACGGCATATACGCCACCGCAGCTGGAAATATCACCTTTTACAGACTGTGATTCTCGTTGTGGGGTCCGGGTTCGGCGTGGGCATGGTTGTCGCGGCCGTCAAAGAGTGGAAGCAGCCGTGGAAGAGCGGCATCATGGGCATGATCTTCTCTGTCGTGACGGCCGCGCTGGCCACGGGCGGGTGTagttggtggttgattgGATTGCAAAAGTACAAGAATGAGATTAGGGGGCCTTGGGATCCTGCTCGGCCTATTATTATGAGTAGGACGAGGTGGGATGACAGATGA